The Agromyces sp. G08B096 DNA window GTCCCGAAAGGAAGCCATGCCCGCCTTCGATCACGCCTTCGACTGGGTCCGCCGCCACACGATCGAGGGTCCGCTGCCGACGGCCGTGCTCGGCATCGCCACCGCGGACGGCATCGTGGCGCTCGACGCGTTCGACGGTCGCGGCGGGCAGACGACCTCGGTCGACGACCACTACCCGCTCTTCTCGATCACGAAGCCGATCGTCGGCCTCGCGGCGCTCACCCTCATCGAGGCGGGCCGGCTGCTGCCGACGACGCCGCTCGCGTCAGCAGTGCCCGGCTTCGGCACCGGCCGCGCCGATGAGGTGCAACTGCGCCACCTCGTGAGCCACACCTCGGGCATCGTGGAACCGCCGATGGACACCCCCGGCCTGCGGCGGCTGCTGCTCGCACCCGGGCGCGACTTCGCGGCCGGCACGGTGTCTCGCTACTCGACGATCGCGTTCGAGGGCGTGGCCGCGCTCATCGAGCACGCGTCGGGCGCGCCGTGGGAGGAGCGCGTCGTCGAGGTGGCGCGCCGAGCGGATGCCCCGGGCGTGACGTTCGACTGGACGTCGAGCCGGCACGACCCGGTCGGGGCGGCCGAGCAGGACATCGACTGGGACCGCATGAAGCGCCTCCGCCACCCAGGTGCCGGGCTCTTCGCCACCGCGGCGGACCTGCTCGCGCTCGGTGCCGCGCTGCTGCGCGACGACGGGTCCGTGGTCTCGCGCCTCACGGTCGAGGCGATGCGGCGCCCCCTCACAGCCGGCCTGCCGAAGCTCGATCCCTACCCCGCTGAGCGCGGCCAGGACTGGGGCTTCGCGTGGAACCTGCGCCACTCGGCGCCCGGGCTCCTCGCGAGCGACTCGTACGGCCACGGCGGCTGGGCCGGCACCGAGTTCTGGATCACCCCGTCGCTCGGCATCTGCTTCGTGCTGCTCACCAACGTCGGCGGCGGCATCGGCCGGCTCGGCCTCGACGCAGACGAGCTGCACAACGCCGTGGCGGCCGCGGCGAGCGCGGGCTGACCCGGGCCCGTGCCAGGCGCCGCGGCGCACGTGCGGCCGCGCAGGCCTTGGCGCCCGACCGGCCGCACCCGCGCAGAGGCCGGACCCGGCGAGCCCTCGAGCGCCGCCGAGACCAGCTGCCGCTCGGGCGTGCGGCGTAGGCTCGGGGCATGGCCGCACAGGCAGAACCCCGCGTCGCCCTCTACTTCGACTTCGACAACATCGTCATCTCCCGCTACGACCAACTGCACGGCGACGGCGCGTACCGCAAGGACACGTCGCGCAGCAAGGCGCCGACCACCGGCACGAAGACCGCCGAGCGGCTGACCGAGGCCACCGTCGACATCGACGCCGTGCTCGACTTCGCCGCCACGTTCGGCACGATCGCCATCGCCCGCGCCTACGCCGACTGGTCGACGCCCGTGAACGCGAGCTACCGCGGCCAGCTGATCGACCGCGCGGTCGACCTCGTGCAGCTGTTCCCGCTGTCGGCGACCAAGAACGGCGCCGACATCCGGCTCGCCGTCGACGCCGTCGAGGACATGTTCCGCATCGACGACCTCACCCACATCGTGATCGTGGCGGGCGATTCCGACTACGTCGCGCTCGCGCAGAAGGCCAAGCGCCTCGGCCGCTACGTCGTCGGCATCGGCGTCGCGGGCGGCACGAGCCGGGCGCTCACCGCCTCGTGCGACGAGTTCGCCGACTACGACGCGCTGCTCGCGACGGATGCCGCCGTCGCCGACGACGAGCCGGCCGCTCCGCCGCAGGCGGCGGCATCCGTTCGCGGTCGCGCCAAGCAGGCCGCGGCGACGGATGCCCCGGCTCCCGAGCCCGCGGCAGCGGAGGCGGCGCCCGCTCCCTCGCGCCGGCGACGCGCGTCGTCGAAGTCGGTGGCCGACGCTCCCGCCGCGGAAGAGATGCAGCCGCCCGCGGCCGAGGAGGCGCCCGTCGGCGCGACCGGCGCACGACGTGCCGCGTCGACGGCCGTGACGTTCGTCGCACCGGGTCAGGAGGCGGCGGCCGCACCCGCGCACCCGACGCGGAACCCGGGGCGGCTGCTGCTGAAGGCGCTGGAGTTGCTCCGCGCGAAGACCGACCAGGAGTGGCAGCCGACCGGCGCGGTGAAGAACCAGATGCTGCGGATGGACCCGTCGTTCCAGGAGCGCCGGCTCGGATTCGCCTCGTTCACCGACTTCGTGCGCTCACGCGCGGGCGCGATCGAGCTCGACGAGGCGGGCAACCGGATCCGCATCCACCCGAAGAAGTCCTGACCCGCGCCGGCCCGAGGCCTGCCGGACGGCGCCCTCCCTCGCGCACCCTTGTGGTCTGACCACACCTGCTAGTGTGGTCAGACCACATCGGCGCGGCGGAGAGGACGAGGCATGCCCGGCGACACCCCCGACGCGCCCGGCCGCGCGTGGCAGGCGGTGCTCGAACACGTCGAAGCGCGCCTGCTCTCAGGCGACCTCGCCCCCGGCGACCGCCTTCCCGGCGAACGCGCCCTGTCGGCCGAGCTCGGCGTGGGCCGCTCGAGCGTCCGCGAGGCGCTGCGCGTGCTCGAGGCCATGGGACTCATCCGCACCGCCGCCGGCTCCGGCCCGAGCGCCGGCGCCATCATCATCGCCACGCCCGGCGGCGCGATGGGCGCCCTCATGCGACTGCAGGTGGCCGCGCACGGCTTCCCCGTCGACGACATCGTGCGCACCCGGCTGGTGCTCGAGGCATCCGTCGCCGACGATCTCGCCCGCGCACACCCGAAACCAGACCTCTCGGCCGCCGACCTGCTGCTCGACGCCATGGACGACGGGGCACTGACACCCGCCGAGTTCCTCGCCCTCGACGCGCAGTTCCACCTCGCGCTCGCGGAGGCATCCGGAAACCAGGTCATCACCGCCACGATGGCGGGCCTCCGCAGCGGCATCGAGGGATACGTCCTCGCCGGCCACGACCGCATCGCCGACTGGCACGAGACGAGCGCACGACTGCGCGGCGAGCACCGCGGCGTCGTCGCCGCGATCCGCGAGGGGGATGCCCCGCTCGCCCGCACCCGCATCCACGACCACATCTCCGGCTACTACGCCGAGATCTCCCCCGACCGCTGACCCCGAACCACAGGAGCAGACCCATGGCGACGCCGCGCTATCCGAAGGTGCAACGACAGTTCCCGAAGCCCGCCGAGGTCTTCGAGCTGATGAAGTTCAAGACGCCGACGCTGAACCCCACCGACCGGCGCCTCGAGCGCGCCCTCACGATCGCCGACCTCCGCGCCATCGCGAAGCGGCGCACGCCGAAGGCCGCATTCGACTACACCGAGGGCGCCGCCGAGGGCGAGCTCTCGCTCGCCCGAGCTCGGCAGGCGTTCCAGGACGTCGAGTTCCACCCGTCGATCCTGCGGAACGTCCCCGTCGTCGACACCACGCGCGAGGTGCTCGGCGGCACCAGCGCCCTTCCGTTCGGCATCGCGCCGACCGGCTTCACCCGGCTCATGCAGACCGAGGGCGAGACCGCCGGTGCCGGCGCCGCCGGAGCGGCCGGCATCCCGTTCACGCTGTCGACCCTCGGCACGACGTCGATCGAAGGCGTGAAGGCGGCCAATCCGACCGGCCGCAACTGGTTCCAGCTCTACGTCATGCGCGACCGCGAGATCTCGTACGAGCTCACCCGCCGCGCCGCCGCCGCGGGCTTCGACACCCTGTTCTTCACGGTCGACACGCCCGTTGCCGGTGCGCGCCTCCGCGACAAGCGCAACGGCTTCTCCATCCCGCCGCAGCTCACCCCGGGCACGATCGTGAACGCCATCCCGCGGCCGGCGTGGTGGATCAACTTCCTCACCACGCCGAAGCTCGAGTTCGCGTCGCTGTCGACCACCGGCGGCACCGTCGGCGAGCTCCTCGACGCGGCGATGGACCCGACGATCTCCTTCGACGACCTCGACATCATCCGCGGCATGTGGCCGGGCAAGATCGTGGTCAAGGGCGTGCAGACCGTCGAGGACGCGCGGCTGCTCGCCGACCGCGGCGTCGACGGCATCGTGCTCTCCAACCACGGCGGGCGCCAGCTCGACCGTGCGCCGATCCCGTTCCACCTGCTGCCCGACGTGGTCCGCGAGGTCGGCTCCGACCTCGAGGTGCACGTCGACACGGGCATCATGAACGGCGCCGACATCGTCGCCTCGATCGCACTCGGTGCCCGGTTCACGCTCATCGGCCGTGCCTACCTCTACGGCCTCATGGCCGGCGGGCGCCGCGGCGTCGACAAGACCATCTCCATACTGCGCTCGGAGATCGAGCGCACGATGAAGCTGCTCGAGGTCGCGACCCTCGACGAGCTCGGCCCGCAGCACGTCACCCAGCTCGCCCGGCTGCAGCCCATCGCCCGGCCGGTGCAGGCGGCCGCGGAGCTGGCGACTGAGGCGAAGCCCACGACGGTCCGTACCCCGCGTCCCGCAGGGACCGCGGCGAAGGCGGCGTCGAAGCGCACCTCGACGAAGCCGGCGGCCGCCGCCGAGGCCCCCACGACGGCGAAGCGCACCGCGGCGAAGCCGGCGGCCGCGAAGGCGCCGACGACCGCGAAGCGCACCGTGCCGAAGACCGCTGCAGCGCGGACCAGCTCCCGCACGCAGTCCGCACCGGAGGGCTGAGCTGCCCGGGTCGCCCGCCACGAGCGGCGCGACCCGAAGACGGCTCAGTCGCGGCGGGCCTCCCGCTGCGTCCGCTCGACGCGCTTCCTGAGGTCCTTCGCCCGTTCGGCGTCGGTCGGGGCGGCGATCGCCTGACCGACCGTGTGCACGGCGGCGGACTTCGCCATCTTCTGCACCTGCTTCGCCTGCGCGCGGCGCCGCTTCAGCAGCTTCGCCCGAGCCTTGGCCCGCTCGACGGCGTCCGCGTCGGCCCGAGCTCCGTCTGCGCCGGCTCGGCCGCGCCCGCCGGGCGGGCGGGGGCCGGCCCGCAGAGACATCCGCTCCAGGCGTCGCGCCGATCGGGCCGCACGGCGGGCGGCACGTCGCGGGGATGACCGTCGCTCGTCGCGGGCGGCGCGGAGGTCGAGCGCGGCCTCATCGGCGGCGGCCTCGAGCCGTGCCCGGGCGACGGTGCGCTTGGGCAGGTGCTTGGCGAGCTTCCGCGCCTCCCGTTCCGCCGTCTTCGCGGCGGCGATGGCCCGCTTGGCATCCCGGCGCTCTTCGCGCGTCCCGGCCGCCATCGTCACGCCCCATCGATGAGTTCGAGCAGCCGCTTGGCGGCATCCCGGATCTCATCGTGGTCGAACTGGCCGGCCCGGCTCTCGAGGGAGATCACCGCGCACCGGTGCACCCTCCGGAAATCCCCGTACGGGAACGAGTACGCCTGTTTCGTCTCGTCGTTCTCATCGTCGTCGATGCCGAGGTGCCAGTGCCGGTACTCGGTCCACCCCTCGCGCTCGATGAAGTCGTTCTCCTGGTCCGCGCTGGGCGCGTCTTCACTCCAGTCGTCGCGCTCGTCGCGCACGACCTTGCCGTCGCGCACGAGGCTGCGGGCGTGCCGCAGCGCCGTCTCGTTCAGCCGGATCGCCATCGCATCTCCTCTCGTCGGCAGTTCTTCCGGTCTACGTGACGGCGGCTGCGCGCGGCAAGGGGTTGCGCGAGTGGCGTGAGCGCGACGATGGCCGGATGTCGCGGGCCCGACGATGGCCGGATGTCGCGGGCCCGAGGCGCGATCTGACGTCCATTGCGGGCGGCGCCGTCGGCAGGATGAGCTGACGACAGAGGGAGACGACATGATCGGCGTGGTGGTTCCGGGGATCGACGGCTCGGGCGAGACGCACTGGCAGACCTCGTGGGAGCGTGCCGAGCCCGAGTTCACGAGGTTCGCGCCGTCATCGTGGAGCGAGCCGGAGCGCGACGACTGGCGCCTGGCCCTCGCCGCGGCGCTCACGGCCGCCGGACCCCGGGCGATCGTCGTGGCGCACAGCCTCGGATGCCTCGCCGCGGTCGATGCGCTGCTCGACCGGCTGCCCGCGGCTGGGGCGTTCCTCGTCGCGCCGCCCGACGTCGATGGGCCGGCCTACCCCGAGGCTGCGGCGTCGTTCCGGGGCATCCGGCTCGCGCGGCTCGACGTGCCTGCCCTCGTCGTCGCGAGCGACGACGACCCGTTCAGTTCCTCCGCGGCGACCGCGCGGTTCGCCGACGCGATCGGGGCGGGCGTGGTCTCCGTCGGCCGATTCGGGCATCTGAATGCGGCGAGCGGACTCGGCGACTGGCCGGAGGGGCGGCGCCTGCTCGCCGCCTTCGCGATCGGACTCGGGGCGGACTGAGCGGACGGCCGTCGGCCGGCCCGCCTCGACGAGGGGGCCGGCCGGACAGCCGGTCGGTCGAACCCGTCAGCCGGCCCGGCGCACGTACTCCGAGATCACGACGCCGGACTCGTACGCCGTCGTCTCCACCGCGTCGAACCGCTGCGGGTCGTAGGCGCCGGGGGCGAAGAGCGGGATGCCGGAGCCGAAGAGCATCGGCTGCCGCTTGAGCACGAGCCGGTCGATCTCACCGAGGAGCTGCGTGGCGAGCTGGCCGCCGCCGCAGAGCCAGATCGCTCCGCCCTCCTCCGACTTCAGACGCTGCACGACCGCGAGCGGGTCTTCGTCGGTGACGACGAGGTTCGGCCGCTCGCCGAGGTCGTCGTCGAGGTGCGATCGCGTGAACACGATCTGGTCGAGGTGCCGGTAGGGGCTCGTCGCGCCCATGGGCAGGCCGACAGCGTAGGTGTTCCACCCCATGAGCACGGTGTCGAAACTGCCGCCCGACTGGTCGATGCCGAGTGCGGCAGCGGCGTCGGTGGGCACGGCGTCGCCGAAGCGCGCGTTCTGGGCTTCCATGTGGTCGCCCTCCATGAGGAAGCCGTCGAATTCGCCGTCGGGCCCGGCGATGTACCCGTCGAGGCTGACGGCGACGTAGTACACGAGTTCTCGCATCTGATTCCTATCCACGACTGATGTAGTGATTGAAGACTACAACATGTGTAGTGGATGCCGCTACCATCGGACCATGGCCAAGAACGAGGAACGCCGGCGTGCGCTCGCCGATGCCGGGCTCACGGTGCTCGCGCGAGAGGGCTCGCGCGGGCTCACCCACCGCGCCATCGACGAGGAGGCCGGCGTGCCGACCGGTACCGCCTCCAATTACTTCCGCAGCCGCGACGCCCTCATCGCGGGCCTGGTGGAACGCATCGGCGAGCGCCTCGCGCCGACGCCGGACGATCTGGAGCGGCGAGCATCCGAGCCCCCGAGCCGGGCCCTCTTCACCGAGTACCTGCGCGACATCGTGCGCCGGCTGAGCGAGCAGCGCGAGGTCACGCTCGCCCTCTTCGAGCTCCGGCTCGAGGCCGGGCGGAGCCCCGAGGTCGGCGCCACGCTGGGCGCGCTGCTGCGCGCCGGCTTCGACGCCGACGTCGCGTTCAATGAGGCCGCGGGCCTCCCGGGCGGGCGGGCGGAGATCGCCCTCTTCCACTACGCGATCGACGGCTTGCTGCTCGACCGGCTGACGACCTCGATCGATCCGGCCGCCTCGACCGACGACATCGTCGACGCCCTGGTCGCGGGACTCCTGCCGGAGGGCTGAGCTCCCCGGCCGGCCCGACCGATCGAAACGACCCGCCCGGTCAGGCGCCCCGCCCGGCGTTGGCCGCCTGGATCAGCTGTTCGATCTGCTCGATGGTCACCGGCACGCCCGGGAACGACACCAGGCGCCCGATCGGGAACGACGCCATCATCTTCGCCATCGCCTCGTCGGTGACCGTGTCCCCGTCGACCGCGCTCGCGCCGAAACCCGACATCGCCTGCTGCACGATGGGCCCGGCGACCGGATCGGCCATGAGGTCACCCACCGACGATTCGAGCGTGAGCGGCAGGCGCACGTCGTCGCCCGCGACGTCGACGGAGGCCGTGAGCCGGATGTCGCGGCTCGACGCCCCGACCGCGACGGTGTAGGTCCCACCTTCGACGACCCAGCGATCGACGCGGATGTCCCAGTACGCGAGGTCCTCCCGGCGAATGCGGAGCCGGACCTCGCGGGACTCGCCGGCCTCGAGTGCGACGTTCGCGAACGCGGCGAGCTCACGCGGAGCCCGCTGCATCCGCGAGCCGGCGAGGCCGGTATACGCCTGCACGACCTCACGTCCGGCGCGGTCGCCGGCGTTCGTGACCGTGACGCGCACCCCGATGCCGTCGGCGTCGGCCGTCGCCGAGGCATCCGCGTACTCGAACGTCGTGTACGACAGACCGTGCCCGAACGGATAGCGCACGGCCTGCTCGCGCGCGTCGTACCAGCGGTAGCCGACGAACAGCCCCTCGCCATAGCGCACGTGCCCGAACTCGCCGGGGAAGTCGAGGAACGCGGGGGCGTCCTCCAGCCGCAGCGGGATCGTCTCGGCGAGCCGGCCCGACGGGTTCACCCGGCCGAAGAGCACGTCGGCGATCGCGCCGCTGCCGGCCTGGCCGCCGAGCCATCCCTCGACGATCGCCGGCACGTGGTCGGCGAACGGCAGCTCGACGACGCCGCCGTTCGCGAGGACGACGACGACGTTCGGGTTCGCCTCGCGAACGGCGTCGAGCAGGGCGAGCTGGCGGGCGGGCAGCCGCAGGTGCTCACGGTCGAAGCCCTCCGACTCGGCGGCGGACGGGAGCCCGAGGAAGGCGAGCACGACGTCGGCGCCGGCCGCCGCGGCCACCGCCTCGTCGACGAGGGCGCGCTCCCCCGGGGCATCCCCCTCGGCGTCTGCGCCGGCCCCGTCCAGCGTGAAGCCCGGAGCGAAGACGACGCGACCCTCGCCTGCGATGGCCTCGATCTCGGTCAGCGCGTCGTCGAGCCGGGTGGGCGTGATGAGCGACGAGCCGGCCCCCTGGTAGCGCGGCGTGCGCGCGAACTCCCCGATCACGGCGATCCGGCGGCCTTCGGCGAGCGGCAGCAGGCCGCCGTCGTTCTTCAGCAGCACCGCGCCGCGGGCCGCTGCCTCGCGGGCGAGCGCGTGGTGCGCATCGACGTCGTACGTCGCCGCGGGGTCCGCACCGGCGACAGCCTTCCCCACCAGCTCCACGACGCGACGGGCCGCGAGGTCGAGCGTGGACTCCGCGAGCCGGCCATCGCGCACCGCGTCGACGAGCTGCGCGTCGGTGCGACCGTTCGAGGCCGGCATCTCGAGGTCGAGCCCGGCCGGCAGCCCGGCGACGCGGTCGTTCACGGCGCCCCAGTCGGAGACCACGAGCCCCTCGAAGCCCCACTCGTCGCGCAGCACCCGGGTGAGCAGCCACGGGTCTTCGCTCGTATAGACCCCGTTCAGGCGGTTGTACGAGCACATCACCGTCCACGGCTGCGCCTGCTCGACCACCCGCTGGAACCCCCGCAGGTAGATCTCGCGGAGCGGACGGGGGTCGACGTCGCTCGACACGCGCATGCGGTCGTGCTCCTGGTTGTTCGCGGCGAAGTGCTTCAGCGACGCCCCCACCCCTTGCGATTGCAGACCCTCGACGAGCGCGGCGCCGAGCACGCCCGAGACCAGCGGGTCTTCGGAGAGGTACTCGAAGTTCCGCCCGCAGAGGGGCGACCGCTTGATGTTGATGCCGGGGCCGAGGAGCACTCCGACGCCCTCGGCCTTCGCCTCCTCGCCGAGCGCTCGGCCGATGCGCTCGACCAGCTCGGGGTCGAACGTCGAGCCGAGCGTCACCGCGGGCGGGAAGCACGTCGCCGGCACGCTGTCGGCGAGACCGAGGTGGTCGGCGCTGCCGCGCTGGAGGCGCACGCCGTGCGGGCCGTCGGTGAGCACGATCGAGGGGATGCCGGCGCGGTCGACCGGCTTGGTCGTCCAGAAGCTCGCGCCGCTCGTGAGCGACGCCTTCTCCTCGAGGGTGAGCCCGGCGACGATCTCGGCGGAGGTCCGGGCGGTCGGGTCTGCGGCAGGCCGGTTCATGGCTGATCCTCTCGGCGCCTCCACGGTGAGGGCGATGCGAAAACGGTACGCGATTCGGTTTTCACCCACAAGCACCGACGCCGGCCGGTCACGCGCCACATCGGCCGCCCTAGGATCGATCGCATGACACGCAGGGGGTCGTACGCCAAGGGCGTCGCGAAGCGCGAGGAGATCCTCGCGACCGCCCTCGAGGTGATCGCTCGGAACGGGTACGGTCGGGCCTCCGTCCGCGAGCTCGCCGACGCGGTGGGCCTCAGCCAGGCCGGGCTGCTGCACTACTTCAGCTCCAAGGAGGAGCTGTTCGCTGAGATCCTCCGCAAGCGCGACGAGGTCGACCAGGCCGCCTTCGCCGAGGCCGCGAGCGGCGAGCACCTCACCGCGCTCGACGGCTTCATCCGGATCATCCGCCACAACGCCGAGGTCCCCGGCCTCGTGCAGCTCTACGCCCGGCTCTCGGCAGAGGCCACCGAGCCCGACCACGGCGCGCACGAGTTCTTCCGCGAGCGCTCCCTCGCCTTCCGCGAGCTCGCGGCCGGAACGGTGCGCGAGGCGCAGCAGGCGGGCGAGCTGCCCCAGGACCTCGACCCCGAGCACGTCTCCACCATGCTGCTCGCGCTCGCCGACGGCCTGCAGACGCAGTGGCTGATGGATCCCACGATCGACATGGCCGCCCACATCGCCGACTTCCTCGCGCTCCTCACGCGTCGCGGACGGTGATGCCGCCTGCATGACCCCCGTTCGGGGGACGTGACCCTGAGTGCCGGCTGAGCGCATGCTGTCCACATGACCCAGCTCGGGGACTCCCCCGCCCCAACCGGGCCGGCGCCGCTCGACGATGCCCGCCTCCACCAGTCCGCCCGCCTCATCGACCATCTCATCGACCACGGCCCGTCGACGCGAACAGAGCTCGCCACCGCCACCGGGCTCGGCCGGACGGCCGTCGCGAACCTCAGCGCGCGACTCGCCGAAGCCGGGATCCTCACCGAGGACGGCGCCGCGTCGCCCGGCGCTCGTCCGGCCCCGGTGGCGCTGACCGCCGCGCGCCACGTGCTCGTCACCGTCGCGATCGATCCCGACGAGGTCGTCGCCACGCTCGCCGCCCTCGACGGCGCCGAGCGCGCGCGGTTCGCCGAACCGCACACCGCGGCAGACGGGGCGGCCGTGCTCCTCGACCTGCTGGCGACCGTCCTGAGCCGTGCCCTCGCCGCCGCGGAGCGTGCGGACACGCCGGTCGCCGACGTCACGGTGCTCGTCGACGGCGCGGTCGCCGGTACGCCGCCGGTCGCGGTCGAGGGCACCCGTCTCGGCAGCGAACCGATCGACGTGCTCGCCGAGCTCCGCGCACGACTGCCGCGCCTCGCCGAGATCGAGTCGCCCCAGGCCGTTTCCGTGCGGCTCCTGCCCACGGCCGTGGCGGCCGCCGAAGCCGAAGCCGGCGCGCTCGCGGCCCGCGACCTGCTCTATCTCGACGGCGATGCCGGGGTCGCCTCCGCGGTCGTCGCCGACGGCCGCCCGCTGCGCGGCGCCCACGGGCTCGCGGCCTCCCTCGCGCACCTGCCGATCGTGCCGAGCGGCATCCGCTGCGACTGCGGACAGCGCGGATGCCTCCTCACCGTCGCGGGCCCCGAGCACGTGCTCGACCGTGCCGGGCTCGCCGAGTTCGACCGGACGCACGGCCGCCGCGCCGCCCTCGCCGAGCTCGTCGCCCGAGTGGACGACGCCGACGACCGGGCGCGCTGGTCGTGGCTCGACGCGGCCCTCTGGATCGGCCGGACCCTGCAGGTCGTGGTGCCGACCGTCGATCCGGCCGCGATCGTCGTGGCCGGCTACTGGGCGCGGCTCCTGCCCGACCTCGACACGGCGTTCCGCGAGAACCGGCCGACGATCGCGGGCGGGGCGATCGGGTCGATCCCCCCGATCGTCGCGGCGACGGCGGGACCCGACGCCGCACTCGCCGGCGCCAGGCGACAGGCG harbors:
- a CDS encoding FCD domain-containing protein; translation: MPGDTPDAPGRAWQAVLEHVEARLLSGDLAPGDRLPGERALSAELGVGRSSVREALRVLEAMGLIRTAAGSGPSAGAIIIATPGGAMGALMRLQVAAHGFPVDDIVRTRLVLEASVADDLARAHPKPDLSAADLLLDAMDDGALTPAEFLALDAQFHLALAEASGNQVITATMAGLRSGIEGYVLAGHDRIADWHETSARLRGEHRGVVAAIREGDAPLARTRIHDHISGYYAEISPDR
- a CDS encoding NYN domain-containing protein: MAAQAEPRVALYFDFDNIVISRYDQLHGDGAYRKDTSRSKAPTTGTKTAERLTEATVDIDAVLDFAATFGTIAIARAYADWSTPVNASYRGQLIDRAVDLVQLFPLSATKNGADIRLAVDAVEDMFRIDDLTHIVIVAGDSDYVALAQKAKRLGRYVVGIGVAGGTSRALTASCDEFADYDALLATDAAVADDEPAAPPQAAASVRGRAKQAAATDAPAPEPAAAEAAPAPSRRRRASSKSVADAPAAEEMQPPAAEEAPVGATGARRAASTAVTFVAPGQEAAAAPAHPTRNPGRLLLKALELLRAKTDQEWQPTGAVKNQMLRMDPSFQERRLGFASFTDFVRSRAGAIELDEAGNRIRIHPKKS
- a CDS encoding serine hydrolase domain-containing protein codes for the protein MPAFDHAFDWVRRHTIEGPLPTAVLGIATADGIVALDAFDGRGGQTTSVDDHYPLFSITKPIVGLAALTLIEAGRLLPTTPLASAVPGFGTGRADEVQLRHLVSHTSGIVEPPMDTPGLRRLLLAPGRDFAAGTVSRYSTIAFEGVAALIEHASGAPWEERVVEVARRADAPGVTFDWTSSRHDPVGAAEQDIDWDRMKRLRHPGAGLFATAADLLALGAALLRDDGSVVSRLTVEAMRRPLTAGLPKLDPYPAERGQDWGFAWNLRHSAPGLLASDSYGHGGWAGTEFWITPSLGICFVLLTNVGGGIGRLGLDADELHNAVAAAASAG
- a CDS encoding TetR/AcrR family transcriptional regulator — translated: MTRRGSYAKGVAKREEILATALEVIARNGYGRASVRELADAVGLSQAGLLHYFSSKEELFAEILRKRDEVDQAAFAEAASGEHLTALDGFIRIIRHNAEVPGLVQLYARLSAEATEPDHGAHEFFRERSLAFRELAAGTVREAQQAGELPQDLDPEHVSTMLLALADGLQTQWLMDPTIDMAAHIADFLALLTRRGR
- a CDS encoding dihydrofolate reductase family protein, translating into MRELVYYVAVSLDGYIAGPDGEFDGFLMEGDHMEAQNARFGDAVPTDAAAALGIDQSGGSFDTVLMGWNTYAVGLPMGATSPYRHLDQIVFTRSHLDDDLGERPNLVVTDEDPLAVVQRLKSEEGGAIWLCGGGQLATQLLGEIDRLVLKRQPMLFGSGIPLFAPGAYDPQRFDAVETTAYESGVVISEYVRRAG
- a CDS encoding TetR family transcriptional regulator yields the protein MAKNEERRRALADAGLTVLAREGSRGLTHRAIDEEAGVPTGTASNYFRSRDALIAGLVERIGERLAPTPDDLERRASEPPSRALFTEYLRDIVRRLSEQREVTLALFELRLEAGRSPEVGATLGALLRAGFDADVAFNEAAGLPGGRAEIALFHYAIDGLLLDRLTTSIDPAASTDDIVDALVAGLLPEG
- a CDS encoding alpha/beta hydrolase — translated: MIGVVVPGIDGSGETHWQTSWERAEPEFTRFAPSSWSEPERDDWRLALAAALTAAGPRAIVVAHSLGCLAAVDALLDRLPAAGAFLVAPPDVDGPAYPEAAASFRGIRLARLDVPALVVASDDDPFSSSAATARFADAIGAGVVSVGRFGHLNAASGLGDWPEGRRLLAAFAIGLGAD
- a CDS encoding glycoside hydrolase family 3 C-terminal domain-containing protein; amino-acid sequence: MNRPAADPTARTSAEIVAGLTLEEKASLTSGASFWTTKPVDRAGIPSIVLTDGPHGVRLQRGSADHLGLADSVPATCFPPAVTLGSTFDPELVERIGRALGEEAKAEGVGVLLGPGINIKRSPLCGRNFEYLSEDPLVSGVLGAALVEGLQSQGVGASLKHFAANNQEHDRMRVSSDVDPRPLREIYLRGFQRVVEQAQPWTVMCSYNRLNGVYTSEDPWLLTRVLRDEWGFEGLVVSDWGAVNDRVAGLPAGLDLEMPASNGRTDAQLVDAVRDGRLAESTLDLAARRVVELVGKAVAGADPAATYDVDAHHALAREAAARGAVLLKNDGGLLPLAEGRRIAVIGEFARTPRYQGAGSSLITPTRLDDALTEIEAIAGEGRVVFAPGFTLDGAGADAEGDAPGERALVDEAVAAAAGADVVLAFLGLPSAAESEGFDREHLRLPARQLALLDAVREANPNVVVVLANGGVVELPFADHVPAIVEGWLGGQAGSGAIADVLFGRVNPSGRLAETIPLRLEDAPAFLDFPGEFGHVRYGEGLFVGYRWYDAREQAVRYPFGHGLSYTTFEYADASATADADGIGVRVTVTNAGDRAGREVVQAYTGLAGSRMQRAPRELAAFANVALEAGESREVRLRIRREDLAYWDIRVDRWVVEGGTYTVAVGASSRDIRLTASVDVAGDDVRLPLTLESSVGDLMADPVAGPIVQQAMSGFGASAVDGDTVTDEAMAKMMASFPIGRLVSFPGVPVTIEQIEQLIQAANAGRGA
- a CDS encoding ROK family protein, which encodes MTQLGDSPAPTGPAPLDDARLHQSARLIDHLIDHGPSTRTELATATGLGRTAVANLSARLAEAGILTEDGAASPGARPAPVALTAARHVLVTVAIDPDEVVATLAALDGAERARFAEPHTAADGAAVLLDLLATVLSRALAAAERADTPVADVTVLVDGAVAGTPPVAVEGTRLGSEPIDVLAELRARLPRLAEIESPQAVSVRLLPTAVAAAEAEAGALAARDLLYLDGDAGVASAVVADGRPLRGAHGLAASLAHLPIVPSGIRCDCGQRGCLLTVAGPEHVLDRAGLAEFDRTHGRRAALAELVARVDDADDRARWSWLDAALWIGRTLQVVVPTVDPAAIVVAGYWARLLPDLDTAFRENRPTIAGGAIGSIPPIVAATAGPDAALAGARRQARDLLVAEPGRLARLARLPPAPDASPRRDVVGSGG